TCGAAGCCTTAACCACCAAGCTTGATAAGGCAAAGCTGATAAAGCAGGGCATAATGCAGGAACTGTTAACCGGGCGAATTCGGTTGGTTCAGTCGGAAGCCGCTGCTGAGGTTACTGTGAAGCCGGAGGTTCAGGTTGCTGCAACCGCAATCGCTTCCGCACAAAAGGGTCACAGCCAGCAGTTCGACGACGCGGTGATGATTGCAGGAATCGTGAACGCCTTCTATACCGACAGATACCCGCTCGGCAGGAAGAAAGTACAGAAACTACTTTATCTATTGCGTCGCAAGCAGGATGAAAGCACGGTTGCCTTCAAAAAGAAGGCGGCAGGTCCCTATGCCGATGAGGTGCGTTATAAGGGCGGCGAGCCCATTGCGAAAGGAAATCGTTACATTGCCGCGACAACGACCAAAGGTAAAGGCACGACTTTCTCCCCAGGCAAAAATATAGGCCAAGCCCTCGACTACATTAAACGCTGGGGCAGGCAGGAGGACATTGACTGGTTGGTGGACAATTTCCGTTACACATCCGTCGACGATTTGGAACTACTCGCTACTGTGGATATGGCTGTCTGCGACTTGGAAGAAGCCGGGACTCCCGTTTCGGTCGATTCTATTAAACACCTGATTGCCACAAATAAAGAATGGCGGGCAAAGCTGCAAAAGAAAACATTCGCCGACTCAAAGATTGGCAAGGCAATCAACGACTTGCAGACCCTGCTGTAAGGAGGTCGCGATTATGGCAACAATCGGAGAAGCCGAACGGACAGCCCAAAACCATGTAATATCCTTGTTCCGCAACCAGACCTTGCTAGGCTACGAGTATTACGGCAACCGCAAGGCGTATCAGAACAGTAACATTGAAACGGATAAGCTGATGGTGTTTCTGCTTCGGCAGGGTTACAGCGACGTTTTAGCCAGACGCGCTGTTGAGGAACTGCGCAAAGCAGCGGACAATTTGCAGTCTGGGCTGTACGCCACGAACAAAGCTGTTTACTCCCTGCTCAAATACGGCGCAAAGGTGCGCGAGAACCCCGGAGAGGCTGAGAAAACCGTCTTTTTCATAGACTGGGCGCACCAGAGCAGGAACGATTTTGCTGTTGCTGAAGAAGTAACGGTGGTCGGTAACTGCCAAAAACGCCCCGATATCGTTGTGTATATCAACGGCATTGCCATTGCCGCGATTGAACTCAAGAAAAGTACGATTTCAGTTGCCAACGGTATCCGGCAGAACCTTACCAACCAGCACGAATACTTCATACAGCCTTTTTTTACAACGGTTCAGTTCACGATGGCTGGCAACAACAGCGAAGGGCTTCGCTACGGAACGGTAGGCACAGAAGAGAAGTATTATCTAGAATGGAAAAACTATGCTGAATCACGAGACAATAACTCCCTTGATATTTTGGAGATCTGCAAAGGCCTACCGGATAAGCTGGACTGGCAGCTATACAGTATGTTCCAGAAAAAGCGGTTGCTCGACCTTATTCACAACTTTGTCATCTTTGACAAGGGGATAAAGAAGGTATGCCGTCACAACCAGTTTTTCGGCATCAAAGAGGCGCAACTAAAGATTGCCGACGGTAAGGGCGGTATCATCTGGCATACCCAAGGCAGCGGCAAAACGCTGATAATGGTGTGGCTGTCAAAGTGGATTCTGGCGAACAACCCAGAGGCACGTGTGCTGATTATTACCGACCGCGACGAACTGGACGACCAGGCGAAAAAAACATATATCGGCGTTGACGAGAAAATCGTTCGGACAAAAACCTGCACGGACTTAATCGGCAAGCTGGACTCCTACGAAAACCGATTGATTTGCTCTCTCATACACAAATTCGGCAATCGCAGCGGCGAGATATCTGACCTTGATTACGACAGGTATATTGAAGAACTCTATAAAACCCTCCCGCCGAACTTTTCGGCAAAGGGCAAGTTTTATGTGTTCGTAGATGAGTGCCACCGGACGCAATCCGGTAAGCTGCATCAGGCCATGAAAGCCATTTTGCCGAGAGCAATCTTCATAGGTTTTACGGGAACGCCGCTCCTAAAGAAAGACAAAGCGACAAGTATTGAGGTATTTGGAGGTTACATCCACACCTACAAATACGATGAAGGCGTAGCGGACGGCGTCGTTCTTGACTTGCGCTATGAAGCCCGTGATGTTCCGCAAAGTATCACGTCGCAGGAGAAGATCGATACGTGGTTTGAGGCAAAAACTACCGCGCTCACTCCACGCGCAAAGGCGAAACTAAAATCGGCATGGGGCAATATGCAGACAGTGTTCAGTTCGCGCACACGGCTGGAAAGCATCGCCCGCGATATTATTTTCGATATGGAAACCAAGAGCCGCTTGATGAACGGCAATGGCAACGCCATGCTGGTTGCTGAGTCCATCTATGCGGCTTGCAAGTATTACGAGATATTCCAGTCCAAAGGTTTCAAAAAATGCGCAATTATATCTTCTTTCGTTCCGCGTGAGGGTGACTTGAGGACGGATACCGTCAGCACTGACGAGGACACCGAAGCATTCGAAAAATATGAAATATATATGAAGATGCTCTACGGGCAGGACGTGGAGGCGTTTGAAAAAGAAGCCAAGCGCAAGTTTGTGGAAGAACCCGCAAATATGAAGCTGTTGATTGTAGTGGATAAACTCCTGACAGGCTTTGATGCGCCGCCCTGTACATACCTTTATATTGATAAACCGATGTATGACCACGGACTGTTTCAGGCGATTTGCCGTGTAAATCGTCTTGATGGCGAAGAAAAGGATTTCGGCTATATCGTGGACTACAAACAGTTGTTCGGAGATTTAACAGATGCGCTAAACAAATATACAGCTGGAGCCTTTGAGGGGTATGAGGAAGAAGATGTACAAGGCTTAATCAAAGACCGTCTTGAAGAAGCGAGAAAATTCCTTGATAAGACCCTTGAAGAACTTGATGATTTGTGCGAGGGCGTAACCCTGCCACGTAATGAACTTGACTACATTCACTATTTCTGCGGGGAAAACGGTGTTGATGATAACGAAGATGAGGCGTTCGCAAGAAGCCGCGAACAACTCTATCGGCTTGTAAACCGCCTTGTTCGCGCATATACCGATATCAAGCCCGATATGAGCGCGGCAGGATATACACTTTACGAGCAGGGAAAAATCGCAAAAAAGGTTGAATTTTATATAGCATTAAAAGCGACAATCGGCCAGGCCAGCGCGGATTTCATCGACCTTAAGCTGTTTGAACCGGGGATGAGGTATTTAATTGACAATTACATTATCGCTGAGGACAGCCGCAAACTCGGTGCCTTTGATGACTTTACCCTGCTTGACTTTATCCTCGCGCAGGAAGAAAAACTAAAAGGGGAAGGCGGTAACAAAGAAGGCGCTGCAGAGACGATTGAAAACAACATCCGTAAAAAGGTTGTTGAAAAAATCCTTATCAACCCAAAATACTACGAGAAAATGTCCGCTATCTTAGAGCAGCTCATCCGCGAGCGCCGTGAGGGTGTTATTGCTTATGAGCATCTTCTCGAAAAGTACATTGAACTTGCTAAAAATGTCACTGTTCCAGAAGAGAACGACGCTTACCCTGTCCGCATTAGGAAGAGCGGTGCGCTTCGTGCTTTTTATGATAACTGCGGGCAGGACGAAGAACTATCAATTGCCTTACATGAGGCTGTACTCAGGAGCAAGCAAGACAGGTTCAGAAACAATCCCGTCAAGGAAAAACGCATTAAGCGGGAAATTTTCAAGATTTTGAAAGAAGAATCTGAGGTTGATCGGGTATTCAATATCATTTGCGAACAAGAGGAATACTGATGCAGATTATGATTTCTGGCATACCTGTTGAGGTATATAAAAAGAAAATAAAGAACATGCACCTATATGTTAAGCCGCCTAACGGAAAAGTATCTGTTTCGGCTCCTCTGGATATGAGCGATGAAGCAATTGAACGCTTTGTACGCACCAAATCCAGTTGGATTAAGAAACAGGTGAACAAATTTGAAGTCCAGCCTCGTCAATCTGAGCGGGAATACGTTTCCGGCGAAACGCTCTATGTTTGGGGAAAACAGTATTTTCTCCAAGTTGAATACTACGGTACTAGTAAAAACATGCTTGTCCTGTCAGAGAACAAGGCCATTCTTACTGTCCGTAAAGGCAGCACAGCCGGGCAACGGGATAATTTCGTCAAAGAATGGTATCGTGGGCTTTTAAAAAGCGAAGTGGCACGACTTCTTCCAAAATGGGAGAAGTTAACCGGTCTTAAGTGCGATGGTTGGCAGACGAAATACATGACAACCCGTTGGGGTACCTGCAACAGGGCTAAGAGAAAAATATGGCTTAATTTGCAATTGGCAAAAAAGACTCCTGAATGCCTCGAATATGTGATTCTGCACGAGCTTGTGCACCTTGTTGAAAAGAACCATAACGAGCATTTTATTTCCCTGATGGATAAATATATGCCCTATTGGAGGGAAACAAAAAGGGAGTTAAACGGGCAGATACTTGATTTCATGGAATGACAT
The Bacillota bacterium genome window above contains:
- a CDS encoding SprT family zinc-dependent metalloprotease yields the protein MQIMISGIPVEVYKKKIKNMHLYVKPPNGKVSVSAPLDMSDEAIERFVRTKSSWIKKQVNKFEVQPRQSEREYVSGETLYVWGKQYFLQVEYYGTSKNMLVLSENKAILTVRKGSTAGQRDNFVKEWYRGLLKSEVARLLPKWEKLTGLKCDGWQTKYMTTRWGTCNRAKRKIWLNLQLAKKTPECLEYVILHELVHLVEKNHNEHFISLMDKYMPYWRETKRELNGQILDFME
- a CDS encoding type I restriction endonuclease subunit R, coding for MATIGEAERTAQNHVISLFRNQTLLGYEYYGNRKAYQNSNIETDKLMVFLLRQGYSDVLARRAVEELRKAADNLQSGLYATNKAVYSLLKYGAKVRENPGEAEKTVFFIDWAHQSRNDFAVAEEVTVVGNCQKRPDIVVYINGIAIAAIELKKSTISVANGIRQNLTNQHEYFIQPFFTTVQFTMAGNNSEGLRYGTVGTEEKYYLEWKNYAESRDNNSLDILEICKGLPDKLDWQLYSMFQKKRLLDLIHNFVIFDKGIKKVCRHNQFFGIKEAQLKIADGKGGIIWHTQGSGKTLIMVWLSKWILANNPEARVLIITDRDELDDQAKKTYIGVDEKIVRTKTCTDLIGKLDSYENRLICSLIHKFGNRSGEISDLDYDRYIEELYKTLPPNFSAKGKFYVFVDECHRTQSGKLHQAMKAILPRAIFIGFTGTPLLKKDKATSIEVFGGYIHTYKYDEGVADGVVLDLRYEARDVPQSITSQEKIDTWFEAKTTALTPRAKAKLKSAWGNMQTVFSSRTRLESIARDIIFDMETKSRLMNGNGNAMLVAESIYAACKYYEIFQSKGFKKCAIISSFVPREGDLRTDTVSTDEDTEAFEKYEIYMKMLYGQDVEAFEKEAKRKFVEEPANMKLLIVVDKLLTGFDAPPCTYLYIDKPMYDHGLFQAICRVNRLDGEEKDFGYIVDYKQLFGDLTDALNKYTAGAFEGYEEEDVQGLIKDRLEEARKFLDKTLEELDDLCEGVTLPRNELDYIHYFCGENGVDDNEDEAFARSREQLYRLVNRLVRAYTDIKPDMSAAGYTLYEQGKIAKKVEFYIALKATIGQASADFIDLKLFEPGMRYLIDNYIIAEDSRKLGAFDDFTLLDFILAQEEKLKGEGGNKEGAAETIENNIRKKVVEKILINPKYYEKMSAILEQLIRERREGVIAYEHLLEKYIELAKNVTVPEENDAYPVRIRKSGALRAFYDNCGQDEELSIALHEAVLRSKQDRFRNNPVKEKRIKREIFKILKEESEVDRVFNIICEQEEY